From Spirosoma aerolatum, one genomic window encodes:
- a CDS encoding sodium:solute symporter family protein, with the protein MTYFSEHATVLLCMVVYLISLITFGWYLQRQASKTVGEYYVANRRIPGWVVSLAFFSTFVSTNTYIGQAGESFRYGLSWTWVGVFWAVFCIISWQILGPRMRNQSIRLKSFTVPDYFQLRYQSQLSRSIRVLSAVIILFATVWYMTGIAKGCAHLLQSLLDIPYAYGAAFMLFFTCFYTIAGGMYGIMWTDAVQGILMFIVAIIMLALPFIYAGGYDALMAKIAFVDHVSKKGAPIGNGLVTFGQLTSFTYIVGIGLSIGMKQISEPKLLIRFYTVKDKAGMKFAMTWTPIFMGVSLVCVMGLGALVHGMVTSDEAAKLINNTDEVVGFMLKKFNNPLISGICLMGLFAAGMAALASVTLVVGTTLVKDIWNVWKPMPVDKIIPRTKVVMLLYCIIVYYFTIFPPADVVELSAFAGSVYVASFFPTIFGGLYFRWGTDFGAIASMLAGIVVNILWRFGVRTRYESLGDIHEVFPAFLASFIAYVLVSQLTGQRKPTPDHLTTVFGEESKLDFIPSANR; encoded by the coding sequence ATGACCTACTTCTCCGAACATGCTACGGTGCTGCTTTGCATGGTAGTTTACCTGATTTCACTGATTACGTTTGGCTGGTATCTGCAACGGCAGGCCAGCAAAACCGTGGGCGAATACTACGTAGCCAATCGTAGGATACCCGGCTGGGTGGTATCGCTGGCCTTCTTTTCAACCTTTGTCAGTACGAATACCTACATCGGTCAGGCGGGAGAATCGTTCCGATACGGCCTTTCCTGGACCTGGGTGGGCGTTTTCTGGGCGGTGTTCTGCATTATTTCGTGGCAGATTTTAGGTCCCCGAATGCGGAATCAGAGCATCCGGCTCAAGTCGTTTACCGTGCCCGACTATTTTCAGTTGCGCTACCAAAGTCAGCTTTCCCGAAGTATCCGGGTGCTGTCGGCCGTGATTATTCTGTTTGCCACTGTCTGGTACATGACGGGTATTGCCAAAGGGTGTGCTCATCTGCTCCAGTCGCTGCTCGATATTCCCTATGCGTACGGCGCGGCCTTTATGCTGTTCTTCACCTGTTTTTATACCATTGCGGGCGGGATGTACGGCATTATGTGGACCGATGCCGTTCAGGGTATTCTGATGTTCATTGTAGCAATCATCATGCTCGCCTTGCCCTTCATCTACGCAGGAGGGTATGATGCGTTGATGGCTAAAATTGCGTTTGTCGATCATGTATCAAAAAAAGGAGCCCCTATTGGCAATGGGCTGGTGACGTTTGGACAACTAACTTCATTTACGTATATCGTCGGAATTGGGCTTTCGATTGGTATGAAACAGATCTCCGAACCCAAATTACTCATCCGGTTTTATACCGTGAAAGACAAGGCAGGTATGAAGTTTGCCATGACCTGGACGCCTATTTTCATGGGTGTCTCACTCGTTTGCGTTATGGGCCTGGGCGCATTGGTACACGGCATGGTCACCAGCGACGAAGCCGCTAAACTCATCAACAACACCGACGAAGTGGTGGGCTTTATGCTCAAGAAATTCAACAATCCATTGATTAGTGGTATTTGCCTGATGGGATTGTTTGCGGCTGGTATGGCGGCACTGGCCTCGGTCACGCTGGTGGTGGGTACAACCCTTGTGAAAGACATCTGGAATGTCTGGAAGCCGATGCCCGTAGACAAAATTATTCCCCGCACCAAAGTGGTTATGCTGCTGTACTGCATCATTGTCTACTATTTCACCATTTTCCCTCCTGCCGATGTCGTTGAACTGTCGGCCTTTGCCGGTTCGGTTTACGTAGCCAGTTTCTTCCCAACTATTTTTGGTGGGTTATATTTCCGTTGGGGAACGGACTTTGGTGCGATTGCTTCCATGCTGGCAGGGATTGTAGTCAACATTCTCTGGCGATTTGGCGTTCGAACCCGTTACGAAAGTCTGGGCGATATTCATGAAGTTTTCCCGGCATTTCTGGCTTCGTTCATAGCTTATGTGCTGGTGAGCCAGCTAACGGGCCAACGGAAACCGACACCGGATCATCTGACTACTGTTTTCGGCGAAGAATCGAAGCTGGATTTTATTCCATCCGCCAATCGTTAA
- a CDS encoding acyl-CoA synthetase, translating to MIHLIQQAHRHLYNTAIQSNGQSYTYQQLLEDSAVFSQKLLNGQSDLAEARVAFMVEPGYDYVRVQWGIWRAGGIAVPLCITYPPASLQYVIDDTTASIIVASARYTSVLQPLVDAKNLRFIELTQPESYPSVELPDIDPARGAMILYTSGTTNLPKGVVSTHANLEAQMTTLVEAWEWQPTDHILCVLPLHHVHGIINVIGCALWSGACCEFLPEFSPTAVFNAFQQGAINLFMAVPTIYFKLIAYWETLPSDEQQALTTRMCSFRLMVSGSAALPVTVMEKWERVSGHVLLERYGMTEIGMAISNPYRGQRVPGHIGQPLPGVGVRLVDDENNPVADGQPGEIQVKGPTVFREYWQRPQATQDAFTLDGWFRTGDVAVVDEGSYKILGRSSVDIIKSGGYKLSALEIEEVLRTHPAIGDCGVIGLPDEEWGEIVGAVLVTKEPIDITALNQWMRTQMPGYKVPRHYRIVTELPRNAMGKVTKNDLKQIF from the coding sequence ATGATTCATCTTATTCAGCAAGCTCATCGCCATTTATACAATACGGCCATTCAGTCTAACGGTCAAAGCTATACGTACCAACAATTACTTGAGGATTCGGCAGTGTTTAGCCAGAAACTGCTCAACGGTCAGAGCGATCTTGCCGAAGCACGCGTAGCCTTCATGGTCGAGCCGGGGTACGACTATGTACGGGTGCAATGGGGCATCTGGCGTGCCGGGGGTATTGCGGTGCCGCTCTGCATTACGTATCCGCCAGCATCCCTGCAATATGTGATCGACGATACAACAGCCAGCATCATAGTAGCCTCTGCCCGATACACGTCTGTTCTCCAACCGCTTGTCGACGCTAAAAATCTGCGTTTTATCGAGTTAACTCAGCCAGAAAGTTACCCGTCTGTTGAACTGCCCGACATTGACCCAGCGCGGGGTGCGATGATTCTGTATACCAGTGGCACGACGAATCTGCCTAAAGGTGTGGTAAGCACACACGCCAATCTGGAAGCACAGATGACAACCCTCGTGGAAGCCTGGGAATGGCAGCCGACCGATCATATTCTTTGCGTATTGCCGCTGCATCATGTGCACGGCATTATCAACGTAATCGGTTGTGCGCTCTGGTCGGGCGCCTGTTGTGAGTTTCTGCCGGAATTTTCGCCCACAGCCGTTTTCAACGCCTTTCAGCAGGGCGCCATTAACCTATTTATGGCTGTGCCCACCATTTATTTCAAACTGATTGCCTATTGGGAAACGCTCCCGAGCGACGAACAGCAGGCCCTGACAACTAGGATGTGCTCGTTCCGGCTGATGGTTTCGGGATCCGCGGCCTTGCCTGTGACGGTCATGGAGAAGTGGGAACGGGTCAGTGGTCATGTGTTGCTCGAACGCTATGGTATGACCGAAATTGGTATGGCGATCAGCAATCCATACCGAGGGCAACGGGTGCCAGGGCATATTGGTCAGCCGCTACCGGGCGTTGGCGTTCGATTAGTGGACGACGAAAACAACCCGGTTGCGGATGGGCAGCCCGGCGAAATTCAGGTGAAAGGGCCAACGGTGTTCCGTGAGTATTGGCAGCGACCACAGGCTACCCAGGATGCATTTACCCTAGACGGCTGGTTCCGTACGGGCGATGTGGCAGTAGTTGACGAAGGGAGTTATAAAATTCTGGGACGCAGTTCGGTCGATATTATCAAGTCGGGTGGCTACAAGCTGTCGGCGCTTGAAATCGAAGAGGTATTACGAACGCACCCAGCCATCGGCGATTGCGGTGTTATCGGACTGCCCGACGAAGAATGGGGCGAAATTGTGGGCGCGGTGCTGGTTACCAAAGAACCGATTGACATAACCGCCCTGAACCAGTGGATGCGCACCCAGATGCCTGGTTACAAAGTACCGCGCCATTATCGGATTGTGACCGAACTACCCCGTAATGCCATGGGAAAAGTGACGAAGAACGACTTAAAACAAATTTTCTGA
- a CDS encoding DUF1028 domain-containing protein, with protein sequence MKALQRLSLIGLVLIATVIQAYATWSIILIDPQTKAIGIAGASCTYSVYGIGSIVPGKGAVVVQAMSSGAARTQGRRMIMVDAPPEQILEAMKDPEFDPEVQQYAIVCIKYPDRVMTYTGSETTAFKGALTAKGLSVQGNTLSSAALLRAVLDAALQAQQEELPLEEILMRALEAGAKRGGDKRCGERTASSAFLTIARPDDSPQRPYLNLIVYGINNKINAVEALRKKLNDWKRKK encoded by the coding sequence ATGAAAGCTCTTCAGCGATTGAGTCTGATTGGTTTGGTACTGATCGCTACCGTCATCCAAGCTTACGCGACCTGGTCGATCATACTTATTGATCCCCAAACCAAAGCCATTGGGATAGCGGGGGCTTCCTGTACGTACAGCGTCTATGGTATCGGGTCAATCGTACCGGGGAAAGGGGCCGTTGTTGTGCAGGCCATGAGTAGTGGAGCAGCCCGTACTCAGGGGCGAAGGATGATTATGGTTGATGCCCCACCCGAACAAATTTTGGAAGCGATGAAAGACCCGGAGTTCGACCCTGAAGTACAGCAGTACGCCATCGTCTGCATCAAGTATCCAGACAGGGTGATGACCTATACCGGCAGCGAAACAACAGCTTTTAAAGGAGCTTTAACGGCAAAAGGGCTATCAGTACAGGGAAATACATTATCCAGTGCAGCGCTGTTGCGGGCTGTTCTGGATGCTGCGTTACAGGCACAGCAAGAGGAGCTGCCTCTGGAAGAGATACTCATGCGGGCACTGGAAGCGGGTGCGAAACGGGGTGGCGATAAGCGGTGTGGTGAACGAACGGCATCCAGTGCATTTCTGACCATTGCACGGCCAGACGATTCACCGCAGAGGCCATACTTGAATTTGATTGTGTATGGCATCAATAATAAAATAAACGCAGTAGAGGCTTTGCGGAAAAAATTAAATGACTGGAAACGTAAAAAATAA
- a CDS encoding 3-keto-disaccharide hydrolase: MKRLLILSVLFCPLSFTFPPKWTSLFDGKTIKGWHSYHKDGVVGWYVEDGAMTPDGTGGDLVTDKEYENFELEFEFKIPKGSNSGVVYKIIDSPDIKSTYMSGPEYQVIDDKGYLDGDGKPYKLKDTQLTGANYDMIPPADMNAAKAPGEWNKGRIVVNKNHVEHFLNGKKMVDYEYGSDNWKALVAKSKFANWPYATPHAKGKIALQNHSPKERVWYRNIQIREL; encoded by the coding sequence ATGAAACGATTACTGATTCTGAGCGTACTCTTTTGTCCATTATCCTTCACATTTCCCCCAAAATGGACCTCGTTATTTGATGGAAAAACGATAAAAGGCTGGCACAGCTACCATAAAGATGGGGTTGTAGGCTGGTATGTCGAAGATGGAGCCATGACGCCCGACGGTACGGGCGGTGATCTCGTTACAGATAAGGAATACGAAAACTTTGAGCTGGAGTTTGAATTCAAAATCCCCAAAGGCAGCAACAGCGGTGTTGTGTACAAAATCATCGACAGCCCGGATATTAAGTCAACCTACATGTCGGGACCAGAGTATCAGGTGATTGACGACAAAGGCTATCTGGATGGTGACGGAAAGCCCTATAAGTTGAAAGATACGCAGTTAACCGGCGCCAACTACGACATGATTCCCCCAGCCGACATGAATGCTGCCAAAGCACCGGGCGAATGGAACAAAGGCCGCATCGTGGTTAACAAAAACCATGTAGAGCACTTTCTGAACGGCAAAAAAATGGTCGATTACGAATACGGCTCCGACAACTGGAAAGCCCTGGTTGCCAAAAGTAAGTTTGCCAACTGGCCCTACGCAACGCCCCATGCAAAAGGCAAAATCGCCCTCCAGAACCACAGCCCCAAAGAGCGTGTCTGGTACCGCAATATACAGATTCGGGAATTGTAA
- a CDS encoding RpnC/YadD family protein gives MRRKNDILLKSAFEEAFPDLLRFFFPEADELFDMNRGFEFMDKELSELFPELEKQGGSRFVDMLVKAWLLDGTEEWILVHLEIQGDDTRGFAHRMLQYWYRIYDRYEVDIVALAVFTGGKNQPRPDQYHKRFLGTEITYKYNAYHILDHSESELLAMANPFALIVLAAQKALLLGKIPEKELGEQRLTIAKALIQSQRYDSEQIRRFLFFLKTFVYIGDPDINRNFDKEIELLTGSQRAMGIIETIKMLAREEGLEEGYEEGLEKGLEKGLEKGLEKGVEQKSLEVVLKLLLAEKFTDAEIANFASVSDEFVRKVKSELKK, from the coding sequence ATGCGTAGAAAGAACGACATTTTATTGAAAAGCGCTTTTGAGGAAGCTTTTCCTGATTTATTACGATTTTTCTTTCCAGAGGCTGACGAGTTATTCGATATGAACCGAGGTTTTGAGTTTATGGACAAAGAATTGAGCGAACTCTTTCCTGAACTGGAAAAGCAGGGTGGTTCCCGGTTTGTCGATATGCTGGTCAAAGCCTGGTTGCTGGACGGTACTGAAGAATGGATTTTGGTACACCTGGAGATTCAGGGTGACGACACGCGCGGATTTGCCCATCGGATGTTGCAATACTGGTACCGTATTTATGATCGATATGAAGTGGATATTGTTGCCCTGGCAGTGTTTACAGGTGGTAAAAATCAACCCCGACCGGATCAGTACCACAAACGGTTTTTAGGAACTGAGATCACGTACAAATACAACGCCTATCATATTCTCGATCATTCGGAGAGTGAGTTGCTGGCAATGGCTAATCCGTTTGCGCTCATCGTTCTGGCGGCCCAGAAAGCCTTGTTGTTAGGCAAAATTCCTGAAAAAGAACTGGGTGAACAACGACTGACCATTGCCAAAGCGTTGATTCAAAGCCAACGGTACGACAGCGAACAAATTCGACGTTTTCTGTTCTTTTTAAAGACATTCGTCTACATTGGAGATCCAGACATAAATCGTAACTTTGATAAGGAGATTGAACTGTTAACCGGGAGTCAGAGAGCTATGGGTATCATCGAGACAATCAAAATGCTAGCCAGAGAAGAAGGCTTGGAAGAAGGATATGAGGAAGGCCTTGAGAAAGGTCTTGAGAAAGGTCTTGAGAAAGGTCTTGAGAAAGGCGTCGAACAAAAAAGCCTTGAAGTAGTCCTTAAACTGCTGCTTGCTGAGAAATTTACAGATGCTGAGATTGCTAACTTCGCTAGTGTCTCGGACGAGTTTGTGCGAAAGGTGAAGAGCGAACTGAAAAAATAA
- a CDS encoding FAD-binding and (Fe-S)-binding domain-containing protein, translating to MFRLPHKPPFASLEPSFEGDLYFDESPEHTAQRLLYATDASVYQEMPIAVALPRSVADIKRLLRFAQQHGLGLIPRAAGTSLAGQVVGSGIVVDISKYFGKIQEVNTAERWVRVQPGVIRDDLNAFLKPHGLLFGPETSTASRAMIGGMIGNNSCGLHSIIWGTTRDHLIDVRVVLSDGAEVKFGPLTKEQFDAKCRGENVVSPLEQRLYVQFRDWLSKPEIQQHIRDGYPKPTVTRRNTGYALDALVDFFSGEQGAGSKEQKNVSSASLITPLFNFANLIAGSEGTLCFIVEAKLNLLPLPPKETALVCAHFSTIRQSLEANLVALAHHCAASELVDDYILQLTKTNIEQTKNRAFVEGDPKAILMVEFFDDTKEGVTQKANAFVATLKEKGLGYTYPILFDEETKKPWALRKAGLSIMYNIPGDAKPANVIEDTAVDVHDLPDYIDELDRMAWENHGLKLEYSAHAGAGEIHVLPLINLKSSEGRANFRALLMDTAQLVKKYGGSLSGEHGDGRLRGEFIAYMLGPENYQLCKEVKTLWDPHNTFNPGKVIDPPPMNESLRSEADIVISQPKTVFDFSKDGGLLELAEKCSGSGDCRKTEISGGTMCPSYMATRRERDTTRARANILRHFYSNQSAPTELDYEAAKEVLDLCLSCKGCKAECPSSVDMARMKAEFTQQHYHEKGVPLRAKLVGNFTKLMSLASLAPWAYNAIYNAPALRRVANQLVGFHPDRTMPHLADTTLKTWAKSREQGAGNKEHISQSMPHAPRPMLFADEFTNYNDVEVGQKAIQLLERLGYTVTIPDHAESGRTYLSKGLVDEARKLAIRNVTLLKDQVTDETPLIGLEPSAILTFRDEYPDLVPTELKADAQRIAKNVFLFEEWLAQEVEAGRVNKRLFTEEARLVKVHGHCHQKALSSMVPVKKVLSLPTNYNVQLIPSGCCGMAGSFGYEAEHYELSMQIGELVLFPTVRKAEEAIISAAGTSCRHQIKDGTGRKAQHPAEILFDALK from the coding sequence ATGTTTCGTCTTCCTCATAAACCGCCTTTTGCCTCGCTGGAACCTTCATTTGAAGGGGACCTCTATTTCGATGAATCACCCGAACACACCGCCCAGCGTTTACTCTACGCAACGGATGCATCGGTTTATCAGGAGATGCCCATAGCGGTAGCCCTACCCAGATCGGTCGCCGACATCAAACGATTGCTACGATTCGCCCAGCAACATGGGTTAGGCTTGATTCCTCGTGCAGCCGGAACCTCACTCGCCGGTCAGGTCGTAGGCAGCGGCATCGTGGTCGATATTTCTAAGTACTTCGGAAAAATTCAGGAAGTTAATACTGCCGAACGATGGGTACGTGTACAACCCGGCGTTATTCGCGACGATCTGAATGCCTTTCTGAAACCACATGGTCTGCTGTTTGGCCCCGAAACCAGTACGGCCAGCCGGGCCATGATTGGCGGAATGATTGGCAACAACTCCTGTGGCCTTCACTCCATCATCTGGGGCACCACCCGCGACCATCTGATCGACGTTCGGGTCGTTCTTAGCGACGGTGCCGAGGTCAAGTTTGGTCCACTGACAAAAGAGCAATTCGACGCCAAATGCCGGGGCGAAAACGTGGTTAGCCCACTTGAACAACGGCTATACGTGCAGTTTCGAGACTGGCTTTCCAAACCCGAAATCCAACAGCACATCCGCGATGGCTACCCCAAACCCACCGTCACCCGCCGAAACACGGGGTATGCGCTGGATGCACTAGTGGATTTTTTTAGCGGAGAGCAGGGAGCAGGGAGCAAGGAGCAGAAAAACGTGAGTTCGGCTTCGCTTATTACCCCGCTCTTCAACTTTGCTAACCTCATTGCGGGTTCAGAAGGGACTCTCTGCTTTATTGTCGAAGCCAAATTGAATCTACTGCCCTTGCCGCCTAAAGAAACGGCCCTGGTCTGCGCCCACTTTTCGACGATCCGCCAATCGCTGGAAGCCAATCTGGTAGCGCTGGCGCACCACTGTGCGGCCTCGGAACTGGTCGATGATTACATCCTGCAACTGACCAAAACCAACATCGAACAAACCAAAAACCGGGCGTTTGTGGAGGGCGACCCTAAGGCAATCCTGATGGTCGAGTTTTTCGATGACACCAAAGAAGGGGTTACCCAAAAAGCCAATGCATTTGTAGCTACACTAAAAGAAAAGGGATTGGGCTACACCTACCCGATTCTGTTCGACGAAGAAACAAAAAAGCCCTGGGCACTGCGAAAAGCAGGACTCAGTATCATGTACAATATTCCGGGCGACGCAAAACCAGCCAACGTGATCGAAGATACGGCCGTTGATGTTCACGACCTGCCCGACTACATCGACGAACTGGACCGGATGGCCTGGGAGAACCATGGGCTAAAACTCGAATACTCGGCCCATGCCGGAGCGGGCGAAATTCATGTTCTTCCCCTCATCAATCTAAAATCGTCGGAGGGGCGCGCCAATTTCCGGGCGCTGCTGATGGATACGGCACAGTTGGTCAAAAAATACGGTGGCTCCTTATCGGGTGAGCACGGCGACGGGCGGCTACGGGGCGAATTCATTGCCTATATGTTGGGTCCAGAAAATTACCAGTTGTGCAAAGAAGTCAAAACCCTTTGGGACCCCCACAACACCTTCAATCCCGGCAAAGTCATTGATCCGCCACCGATGAATGAGTCGCTGCGTTCGGAAGCCGATATAGTGATTTCGCAACCTAAAACCGTTTTCGACTTTTCGAAAGATGGTGGTTTGCTCGAACTGGCCGAAAAATGCTCTGGCTCCGGCGACTGCCGTAAAACCGAAATTTCGGGCGGCACCATGTGCCCAAGCTACATGGCTACCCGGCGGGAACGCGATACTACCCGCGCTCGCGCCAATATTCTCCGGCATTTTTACAGTAACCAATCGGCACCTACTGAGCTGGACTATGAAGCAGCCAAAGAGGTACTCGACTTATGTTTGTCGTGCAAAGGCTGCAAAGCTGAATGCCCGTCGAGCGTCGATATGGCGCGCATGAAAGCCGAATTTACGCAACAGCATTACCATGAAAAAGGCGTTCCGCTACGGGCCAAACTCGTTGGTAACTTCACGAAGCTGATGTCGTTGGCTAGTCTGGCTCCCTGGGCTTACAACGCCATTTACAACGCTCCTGCCCTTCGCCGGGTAGCCAACCAACTGGTCGGCTTCCACCCCGACCGAACCATGCCGCATTTAGCGGATACGACGTTGAAGACATGGGCGAAGAGCAGGGAGCAGGGAGCAGGGAACAAGGAGCACATTTCCCAATCCATGCCCCATGCCCCACGCCCCATGCTTTTCGCCGATGAATTCACCAATTACAACGACGTGGAGGTTGGGCAGAAAGCGATTCAGTTGCTGGAGCGACTAGGCTATACGGTCACGATTCCCGACCATGCCGAGAGTGGCCGAACCTACCTGTCGAAAGGCCTGGTCGATGAAGCCCGAAAGCTCGCTATTCGAAACGTAACCTTACTAAAAGATCAAGTAACCGACGAAACGCCTTTGATTGGCTTAGAACCTTCGGCCATTCTGACGTTCCGTGACGAATATCCTGATTTAGTGCCGACTGAACTGAAGGCGGATGCCCAGCGCATTGCCAAAAACGTTTTTCTGTTCGAAGAATGGCTGGCTCAGGAAGTGGAAGCCGGTCGAGTAAACAAGCGTTTATTTACCGAAGAAGCCCGATTGGTGAAAGTACACGGCCATTGCCACCAAAAAGCCCTCTCGTCGATGGTTCCCGTGAAAAAGGTGCTTTCTTTACCTACTAATTACAACGTACAGCTGATACCATCCGGCTGCTGCGGAATGGCTGGATCATTCGGTTACGAAGCAGAGCATTACGAGTTATCGATGCAAATTGGTGAGCTAGTCTTGTTCCCTACGGTACGAAAAGCAGAAGAGGCTATTATTTCGGCTGCGGGTACAAGTTGCCGCCATCAGATCAAGGATGGAACCGGCAGAAAAGCCCAGCACCCCGCCGAGATTTTATTTGATGCGCTGAAGTAA
- a CDS encoding biopolymer transporter ExbD, with protein sequence MRKTKHTGKNQTHRKDTKTTGRLWKTLRWFIHQQTTTAMTFRRTSTPIRVDFTPFVDLAFLLLTFFMLIKTVQKPAIMSTSIRNTKKIFCAEHPKPDAHVFLLANNRIGFLRYRPDGSNAEFLETDYSVEGIRKQLLSISLNHKYGAIVLIKPTNQATFKNIVDVLDELQILGHIGFHLGYDLTVDEKAMLGKYKRYKAANLSTPVLIQIPLYAKRIPII encoded by the coding sequence ATGAGGAAGACGAAACATACAGGCAAGAATCAAACGCATCGTAAAGATACGAAAACCACAGGCAGATTATGGAAAACGCTACGCTGGTTCATCCATCAGCAAACGACTACCGCTATGACTTTCCGCCGAACATCTACACCTATTCGCGTTGACTTTACCCCCTTTGTCGATCTTGCCTTTTTGCTATTGACCTTCTTTATGCTGATCAAAACGGTGCAAAAGCCTGCCATCATGTCTACATCTATTCGTAATACCAAGAAGATTTTCTGTGCAGAGCATCCGAAACCAGATGCACACGTATTCCTTTTGGCCAACAATCGAATAGGTTTTCTGAGGTATCGACCCGATGGCTCGAATGCGGAGTTTTTAGAAACCGACTACTCCGTTGAAGGCATCAGGAAGCAGCTACTGAGCATCAGCCTGAACCACAAGTATGGGGCTATTGTCCTGATTAAACCTACGAATCAGGCAACTTTCAAAAATATTGTTGATGTGCTGGACGAACTGCAAATTCTTGGGCATATCGGGTTTCATCTGGGGTACGATCTGACTGTTGACGAGAAGGCTATGCTGGGGAAATACAAACGATATAAAGCGGCTAACCTGTCAACTCCTGTATTGATACAGATTCCTTTATATGCTAAAAGAATACCTATTATCTAA
- a CDS encoding biopolymer transporter ExbD: MLTRRISASLRVDFTPFVSVALLLIVFFVWAKMVQRLNVMALAVPDKINCEYVQIDGWSTILTIYLIGDHNVLYAFGEPGQQSNLTMAHLQGKAMRGTLLHLSKKLKDRVVIVIKPTDESTYADIVDMLDEMHLVKFKRYALVDALTPAERSSVTQFLHSPPIKDTLQAAADKTAHKRQDHGTV, encoded by the coding sequence ATGCTGACACGACGAATATCTGCTTCTCTTCGCGTTGATTTTACGCCTTTTGTTAGCGTTGCTCTGCTGTTAATTGTGTTTTTTGTTTGGGCAAAAATGGTACAACGACTAAATGTTATGGCTTTAGCTGTACCAGATAAAATCAATTGTGAATACGTTCAGATTGACGGCTGGAGCACAATACTGACTATATATTTAATAGGTGATCATAATGTACTCTATGCGTTTGGTGAACCAGGGCAGCAATCTAATTTAACGATGGCTCACCTTCAAGGGAAGGCCATGAGGGGAACTCTACTACACCTATCAAAAAAACTAAAAGACCGAGTTGTTATCGTTATTAAACCGACCGATGAGTCAACCTACGCTGATATAGTAGATATGCTTGACGAGATGCATCTTGTTAAGTTTAAGCGATATGCCTTAGTAGATGCATTAACTCCTGCTGAGCGATCATCGGTAACCCAATTCTTGCATTCACCCCCGATCAAAGACACGCTTCAGGCGGCTGCCGATAAAACTGCCCACAAACGTCAGGATCATGGAACCGTATAG
- a CDS encoding DUF4097 family beta strand repeat-containing protein, giving the protein MKRNQFFLTLLGVTTLSLTTLANRPSDDPAPYQTKTFSGNINTVRAETSGGSLTVEGGSGKDVKVEMYVRGNNGNGNLDKAEIEERLRDYDISITQEGNTVVATAKRRNNDRDWKRSLSIGFKFYTPRNIATDLRTSGGSIHLAALTGTQKFRTSGGSLHMSDVDGDINGQTSGGSIHLDGCQANGSGEIDLQTSGGSIEAKSSSGKMRLHTSGGSIRLTDLKGPIDAQTSGGSVNGEDIEGDIKAGTSGGSVRLENIAGSIDASTSAGGVDVSISKLTGPIRLSTSAGSVRVRMPLDKGISLNLSGNHIKIPLNNFSGDTDRNHIKGTLNGGGIPVTLSASAGSVYVNQ; this is encoded by the coding sequence ATGAAACGGAATCAATTCTTCTTAACACTCCTCGGCGTAACAACCCTCTCGCTGACAACCCTTGCCAATCGCCCATCCGACGATCCAGCCCCTTACCAGACCAAAACCTTTTCGGGCAATATCAACACCGTTCGGGCCGAAACCTCGGGTGGTAGCCTGACCGTAGAGGGCGGTTCAGGAAAAGACGTAAAAGTAGAAATGTATGTACGCGGCAATAACGGCAACGGCAATCTGGATAAGGCCGAAATCGAAGAGCGGCTCAGAGATTACGACATCTCCATTACGCAGGAAGGCAACACGGTAGTGGCCACCGCCAAACGCCGGAACAACGACCGCGACTGGAAGCGCTCGCTCAGTATCGGCTTCAAATTCTATACCCCCCGTAACATCGCTACCGATCTGCGTACATCTGGGGGTAGCATTCACCTGGCCGCTCTGACCGGCACGCAGAAATTCCGCACGAGCGGTGGTAGCCTGCACATGAGTGATGTGGATGGCGACATCAACGGCCAAACCTCCGGCGGTAGCATTCATCTCGACGGTTGCCAGGCAAATGGCTCCGGTGAAATCGATCTGCAAACCTCGGGCGGCTCCATCGAAGCCAAATCATCATCGGGCAAAATGCGGCTGCACACCTCAGGCGGCAGCATTCGCCTGACCGACCTGAAAGGCCCTATTGATGCCCAAACCAGTGGCGGTAGCGTGAATGGTGAAGACATTGAAGGCGACATCAAAGCGGGTACATCGGGGGGCTCGGTTCGTCTGGAAAACATCGCTGGTAGCATCGACGCTAGTACCAGCGCTGGTGGCGTAGACGTGAGCATCAGCAAACTGACGGGCCCGATTCGTCTGTCGACCAGCGCCGGTAGCGTTCGCGTCAGAATGCCCCTCGATAAAGGCATCAGCTTAAACCTAAGCGGCAACCATATCAAAATTCCGCTGAACAACTTCAGTGGCGATACAGACCGGAACCACATTAAAGGTACGCTCAATGGTGGTGGCATCCCCGTTACACTTTCGGCTTCGGCAGGTAGCGTGTATGTGAACCAGTAA